TTGCCTTCAGCCGCACTAGTTGAAGCCGTGCCAGGTCCGGGGTGAGTCGAGAGGAGCCTCGGGGGTCGTCCAGCGACCGGACTCAAAGTCGAGCCACCGCGCGAACAATGCATCCGAATACGTAGGCCCGAAGGCGGGTCCGGCCATGCTGCGTCCAGTCTCGCTCATCACGCTTCCATACCCGCCACGAGCCACCGTCACGAGGCCAACCAGACCATCGTAAGCGGCACGGAAGTCGGCGACTTGGAAGGTCACCCGCTGGTCCGCATAGTTGATTCCCGGAACACCATCCAGCATCGAGAGGTTCGCTGGCGGCACCGCATGGAGTTGCGCGGTGACGGGCTCGCTCAGACGCATAGCCTGTGTATCCCGGTATCCTTGCATGGCTCTCTGCGCACCCGAAGTAAGATCCGCGCGGGCCTCTTCGACCGGACGCGGCGTGGCCGTCGAAGCCGACGTCGCTGTCTTAACCTGGACGAACTCGACCCAGGGCATCGGTCCTTCGAGGTCACCCTTCAGACGGTCATCACCCGAAGCGAAGATGACTGGGACCCCCACCCTACCCCACGAATAACCCACGACCTCGGTCTCCGTGACCGCCATACCGTTCAAGACGAAATCGATACCGAGCGTGTACGTGTGCGATGCAAACCCACCGCTACC
This region of Longimicrobiales bacterium genomic DNA includes:
- a CDS encoding M55 family metallopeptidase; protein product: MSTRVGKRVLGAAFTILVASGCGGADEPTASSEPRTLEAPADDSDGVVRVLVYHDMEGLTGQSDPNTFRFAHPERYAIGRTYLTGDVNAVVAGLFDGGADEVHIVDGHGSGSPEPDLLLDELDERAELISREELFDAYVDLTEPGVYDAIAVVGMHAKTGSGGFASHTYTLGIDFVLNGMAVTETEVVGYSWGRVGVPVIFASGDDRLKGDLEGPMPWVEFVQVKTATSASTATPRPVEEARADLTSGAQRAMQGYRDTQAMRLSEPVTAQLHAVPPANLSMLDGVPGINYADQRVTFQVADFRAAYDGLVGLVTVARGGYGSVMSETGRSMAGPAFGPTYSDALFARWLDFESGRWTTPEAPLDSPRTWHGFN